TCCCCTGTCTTTGGGGTGGTACCGGTCGTCAGGTGTTCTACTACCGCCAGTAGCAGTCCTTCTGACCGGCAGACGTGTAGCTATACACTCGGTGGTCACATTATTACTTGCATTTTGAGAGAAGTAGTGAAATTTTGTTAACGAAGACTTTTTTAAATCCCGCTGACCAGACACTAAAATGCACTGTTCGTACTTATAAGCTAGGAGAAGGTTCGCTACATAGTGACAAATAAATGAGACTAAATGGAATCCGATAAGGAATAACGTTTCCTGCCTTATGTAGACTTCTTGAGTACATTTTAAATACTCCTGAGATTTCACAGTCATTGTGTACATTTTACACAGCAATCACTTGAAACAGCCATGTATAGAtatcagagagcttagatatagaaAGGGTTcactccttctttgtccttacttgttaagaaaagtagtgacggagttgcgtcccttcgaaacgTGATGCTACGCTCGTTGCTACTATTCAagcactactaaacaaagtcgtcgctagcagTGTTATCTttgagtaaatgtctaggtgttcgCGATAATTGAAAGACTTTTATCTAGAACATATTTTTCAGTCCTTTATTCAtgggaattgcttagatgagggtagtttggttgagttttaataaatgtatgacagctgactatatttaaaaaggataacttttatcaAGTCAAAAAGCACAtcaatgagcacaaatttgcatttatttaaaatccataaaaatctaatttatgagaatttacgAATATGggaaaaacagttaaaaacagacttacacatgaatataaacatgacacattcagaagacttgctcacatactgagacatatagatttctgtttacatacaagcatgcagcaataaattctcacacaaatcataatactactaataatcataattaataataaatcataatactactattaataataatgtatatatctatatacattcacatcccttattgtaagaacattggtggacaatttaaagataacagcgatgcttactatgaaatatacagcaagcagatactcaaaaggtatcattcacacatgcactttaaataaagatttataacattttctttcacactatactaaaacaattttaaattactttagcttaaaagctacaaatgatgtaacttcaacatttgtcgatttctttttgttcctttctcaaaaaaggacacagtgctatctttaagagaaaaatgaaggtgagcattgataaatagattaatccCACTTCttttcagatcacatgcaccaagtggacaacagaggtcaattcttattagctcttcccacagaagttgaatcaactgagatttaactttttccccaggaagtaactggtcaatatttttacaataggcACACTCTAATACTTCATTGGTCGCTTTCATGAAGAAGTTACGTAGAAATACAGGTACAAGGAAATGTGATTTACAGATTTTGCACCTAttagcataatgaaaaggagTTAACAGTAGCCCAAATATACAATAGATCTATATGTAGAATCtgtacaaacacgcacacattcaaacagaccttttgcagtgcaagctatgatcatcattagccttatgtgccaattagagtgatctctcatgataaatgttaattaaaaaataaaatgtgacaaaaacaaaggcccatgatggtaaaatatggcttagtaatattattatctaataatcatcAGTTATCAACATTGCATGGTTTatttggaatggagaaaactgTGGGTACAGCATTCCagagaagacttttttttttttttggggggggggaacagttgtactgactttcctcgaaatgatcaGAACAAAGACAGTAGccttttccatacacatcagatggtgtaagatggtcaaaatcttttcttcttgcaaagttcatccatattttgcacctgttgtaataatttgttcaatatattaataacaaatatttttataacacctcagcagtgacgaatgccttaaatgataatactataacaaatttaaataggtttgtaatcagataagtgagaattcatcgcacagtttcacagtataatcagtaaagtcgttttaataatcatagtaaAAGAACAACCGCAttgtagtagactgctctcaacgTCAGTAGacacttatggatcgtaatttgagaataaattcgtagcttacctctcttcgtcctttgcgaaattgtggaaacgtttttcttttgaggttaaTTTAAACCTGGCGTTCTGAgagttaattgcagaacaagATTGTccaccttgcctcagacgatcgCCTTCGTTTGCTTGTGTCATGTCGTTTCTCAGCATCACGTTAAGAAAGATAACTCCAACTGACGAGTTTTCACTACGGTCACGAGTGGCCCTCTCTTTATCTAAGCTCTCTGTAGATATTCAGTGACCACACCTGAAGCCTTATGAATAGATGATCAGAGAATCAGACGAATCGTTTTGCTAGAAAACCGATGGAAAGAACCGAGTAAAAAattatgaaggaaagaaagaaatttatctgATCAAAGATGCAATGTATGTGAGTAAGGCTAATCCAtctatttttttccagtatatctaagttttaaaaaaaatctattatgTAAATCTATATTGACACTTTTTCCGTCacttatttgaattttattttctttacaataaaaattcattaaacacgtatattaatttcttcatttttttatttacaaatggcATTTATTTACAGTGGTTTTATGAAACTTAACATGAGATCCCAAAATTTCATCATAAAACCATATCATGCTATCATATACGAACTAAacattcagtaaaaaaaaaccaaaaacactcTGTGTAAAGCTATAGAGATTTTATGCTTCTTTTCAATGTAGTCGCTTTTCCTCTAAAACATAGACagttattgaaaacaaaattttccaaaaaagagaaaacaaaattgtaatctttaataagtagaaaataataatatacttcTGAACCTGGCACTTCAGTCAGTACCCTTCAGACTACATATGTGGACACAATAGATCGGTCCAAGCAAAACTGCTAtgatatagatatacacacgACCAAACACTTTAGCTGCTTAGTCATTTTTACTCCTCTTCTTTTTCGTCTTCGTCGTCTTTGTTGTCTGTGGGTCTGCCTGGTGTTTCTCGAAACATTCGTAGAAAACCTTTTCCAGCTCCCAGTAGTGGTCAGATGCAATCGAAAGTTTTCCAGACAGGAAGTTGGTCACGTAGGCAATGCCCACTCCGTACTTGGGAACTGCTCCGGCCATTTGGCCTCCGTACCCAGGGTGTCCGAACATTTCAGCACCCTACGAGGAAGACACATTTTTCGATGAGACTATAAAAGCCACGACTGGGGGCATCTAAAAGTGCATTCGAGATATATTATCTTCTAAATTCTTTGCCTACCTGTTTAGGTAATGTGCATTTAAAACATATCTTTCATCCACATCTTTGCCCTCTGATTTAAAGTAGATATGATAGTCGttatagcacacacacacacgcgtgaaGGGGCAtctaactgtgtgtgtgagagagagagagacagagaaaggaatGGAGACTTCAGACTTCTTTATTCTATGTAGTCTCACactcattaaagaaattatttcaccTTACCCGACTGTTGTTCAAAACGTGTAGTCCCACAGAGAAGTCCAATCTGAAACTGCCTAGAGAAGGTAAAGTCAGGGTGAGCGGGGTCATCAGCCTCTCGACGATTGGCTTGGAAAACAGGGTCTTGCCTGCAATGCTCCCTCCATTTGCCACGAAGTCGTAAATTTTCGCCAGAGATCTTGCCGGTCCGAATCCATTGGTCGATCCAAGGCCGACCGCGGCGGAGTATGGATTATTCAAgacctgaggaaaaaaaaatggcttcttGAATACGAGAACCAGTGCGATGTTTTTATTTGACTCGAAAACATGCATAGATTTGCTGAAGTGAGCCACACTTGCTGTTACAAATGCTACTTGTGCTTAACAGAACTCTCTTGCATATAAGAGTAATTTCATACGACCTGCAAGAAATTTTGCTATTTTCACTTGTGATTTCACTGAGTTTTTAGGCGATGCTTCGTGCTGACATTTCTTATGTTTGTCATCCTCTGTCATCATAAGTCATTGCTACGTCTGGAAGGGTCAAAACCGTTTTACTTCTtccacaatgtgtgtgtgtgcgttcatgCGTGTGGAATCAGAAACCACTAAATAATATCCCCAATTATATAATATTCCCAATAATATAATAACCTCTAATATCCTCAACTAATATcctcaatacacgtccatgctgaaactgatgaaagaaaaataaaagaggggaGTGAATTCTAAACAGAACAGCAACATTTTCTGTTACAAATGTCAACACACCTGGCCAGGTACTTTAAAATCTGTCACGACACTCATTTTATTAAGTGTCGAGTTAGGGTCGAAGAGTTCAAAAAGCACCGGCCGGTGTGTAGAGTCGAACATCCACGTCGCCATTCGCCAGGCGGGCGGAGCAGTCAGGAAGGTGGCCCGGTAAAACTCGCGAAGAGGAAGTCCGATATAGAACTCGGcatctgtgtgtgggtggagacAGATAAAACCCTAACAACTTCCTCCTTGTCAGCTGTATCAGCATACTGACTGACATAATGAGCACAGCCCTTCTGTCTCACCCATCAGCCATACACTCGATCTCTATCGCAGCTATGGCTATCTCgccgtactttttttttcattcattcagtcaCTGACTCAGActaatatacatatacacattaaaaCAGCGTTTTCCAATGCAAAAAATGGTGAGTAAATTACGTCAGGGTTTCTAATCCCCTAAAGAAAAAGCTCGAATAATTTTGTTAACACATGAAGGataatatttcatcattgctgTTTATTAAGCGTCATAAGTTATGAAGGTAGCAGTAGTCACGTGGCCATTTTCGGGTGGTTAGGTAGTCAGGTGTTAGCAACTTCACTTTTCTCGAAGCCTGCTttatgtgcaattttttttttatcgggaAAAAGAAAGGAGCCGCTAAAACCGAAGGGCGTCAaaccccgcacacacacacacacacacaaaaaaaattcataggGGTTCTATAAGCTAAACTTGCAGTTGAAAGATTAAAACCCCGATATAAATTACCGTGTTAGTAATGGTCATACCAGGGGTGAGGACAAGAGAACTTGTCATCTTAATCTTGAACATCTTAATCTAAAGTTGTGGGTTTTATAAGCTGCACTTGCAGTTGAAAGACGAAAATCCCTCCATATCAAATATCGTGTTAGTAATGGTCATACTAGGGGTGAGGACAAGAGAACTCCATCATCTTAATCTAAAGTTAAAACTGTGTGAGTGCGCACCCAGCGGTTTGCTGATCTCCTCATCAAAGAACTGCGACAGGCTTCTGTGCTGCGGGTCCACTCTGCGGACAATGGCGTCGATGTACATGGCGAAGGTCAGACCGTGGTACGCTACAGCCGAACCTGAGAAACAAGGGCAAAGTTCAGACAAAACTCCTCTAGTTACAGCTTACAGGGACAGGAAACTGGTCATTATACCAAATCGCATCAGGCTTTAAAATTCACTTTTTACACGATGTCTGCTGTTTCAGTTATCTGAAGTTTTGTTAAACAGCCCCTCGCCACAAATTTCGATAATCTGTTCAGAGAaagtgtttgaaagaaaaaaaaaaaagattagaaaCAGCAAGGCGTTGAACAAAATTGTTAAAACTGTTGCAGGCAAATATCATAAACTAGGAGAAAACTCACATCCAGCGGTGTCTAGCTGAACATTACATTGACAGCTGTAAATAGACCATGTATTATAGGTGTTTGGCTGAATGTATGTagattttaagataaaattatATCGTcgtgtgttatttttattgtctgtggccacgcacacacagagcgagagagaaagagagaggtaaTGTCACCATCGTGGGTACACATACAGAACAAACTGAGCAATAAAGTTAACGAACTGTTaaggattaaaaaatattactcttAGTGAGTAGCTAAGCTTTCcgacattttaaaagataaagtgGAATCGGACCTGGCGGGAAGTCAGTCGTAGCTTGAGCCATCAATTTTTCCACCTTGCCCCAGTCGTCCTGGTATTCAGCTAGAATTGTGTTCGCTCCTCCCAAAGACAACAGACCTGCCTGCAACAACATCATTCCCACAGTCTGCGCCATCAACACAACAAGGACAGAGACGAATGATAAATGATGTTTCCATAGTCATGTCGGATTGTCGTCAGAGGTCTTCCGGAGTATTCTTTGTCAGATGACGATCGAGTTCAGTACATGGAAATATGTCATGAAATTAAGCGAATAGAGCTCACCCTGACTTTCTCAAGCCACataaaaaaacctgaaaaacatttattttagaaattacGTAGACATGAAAGACTTTGCAAAGGGCAGATGATTAGGCGTACTCGTGACCTCAGGGATTTGACCTCTGTCAGTGTCAAGTTTGTGACACTGTATTTCGAGGGCGTGGATGAGAACAGCAGAAAGTGttttattcagatttttcagaaatgtcatttaaaaaagaaaaactgctttgCATTCTGGTAGATCCTTCACGACAAAAACATCGAagaatataaatacatgtaacacTTTTATCACAAACAATTACAAGCTGAGCCAAAGACATGGATTGGAAATGCAAGCGgaaaacgtttttgtttcaatataaTCAAAAAACGCTAAAGTTTAGTTAAATCAAGTGACATGATGAAACTATTGGAAACTGTTTTCTGCTCTCGAAAGTACTTAAACGAGAAGAAATTTAAGCCTAAAAAAGAAAGCGCAGCAGAAAAATAAGCAACACGAATTGTAAACACTGAACTGCAAACACTGCGAATTAAGAACCCCACTCCTGCTTCCCATTTAACTTACCTGGTGGCTCATTAGCATCTCTAAGGTGACATTGGACTTGTTATTTTGGGCGAATTCTGGCcagtatttctgtatttctgccTTGTAGTCGAGCAAGCCTCTAGGGAGAAAGAGGTGAATGGAAGTTGCATTGTTAGGTAACTAAGCACCTCGTCTGTTTCTGCAGTGTTACCGATGTCAATAGATGATTTTCATATTAACTACAAGGTTTGATAAATGTATACAAAAGACCGGAAAAAAGTGTCTGATTAAATGCAGTCATACAGTGTGTCTTTCCACCCTAATCCTGATAtagcatttcattttttgtcaATGATATTAATGATATTTCCATAAATAACAATCaagggaaaaacatttttttaatgtcgcaTACCTTTCAACTAATTTGGCGACGCTCAGTGCTGCCATGCCTTTAGTAGTAGAAAACATTGCGGTGAGAGTGGACTCTTGCCACGGGAGACTACTGTGAGGATTAGCGTAACCTCCCCACAAGTCCACGAGTTTCTCCCCTTTGTGGTAAACGGCGAAACTCCCTCCGCGTTCGGTGCCATCTTCCACGCGTTTTCTGAAAATTAGACACGAATTTCAACTGCAGCTGTCAACATATAAATCAATGTACCATAGAAATATGCTATTAAGTTAGAGACTTTCACAATTAGTTTAGTGTAGTCTATCTTGGTCGTTATAAGAACCCAttttgattgttattattactataagCACGGATTTCGTACATGTTGCTTTGTCTTACATATTCCTGCAGCTAAATGACTACTGTCAACCTATAATTTTTTATGTCACTGGTAAAATTCTTCTAGAGTGTCTACAACCCACCAGCTACACGCGACTCCATTGTTCGTCACAAACAGTAGTTtgatgtggtgtgtgtttggacgtaaaataaataaaggtacaGAGAGAGACACATCAAGAACAAGTCTGAGCCATCAAGCAGGTGATGGCAAAGTAAACTGTATAACATCAACCATCAACCATCAACCATCATTCTCAACCAAGACGACTGCCTAGAGCCCTAGATGGTGTGCACCAGCATTTGGGAATTATAAGAAAACTATGATCACACGATTCGATGTAACTGGACTAAACTGTTACATAGCCGGTAAGTAAACACATAGTAGAATGTTCGTCCCATCTGTCGAGGTAAGAAGAGTCCCTAGCTTCAAAGATTGTGCGGACTCACTGAGGCATGACTCCACTTAGTCTCCCTAGAATGGGGACAGGGTGAAGGACGACAGTGGGTTATATTTAGCTGAATGGTAAACACGCGTTGTGTCtccacatgcacaaacaccTGAATGCGAGAAGAGAACGGATAacatgcacgtgtgtatgtgtggcgGCGTTGTGTTAAGTCTTTTTGTGGAAAGGTCAATGGTGTGATAAGACAACCACcggactcactcactcaccggAAGAGATCCGCCACAGGCTGGTAGGCAGGATGCACGAAGCCTCCCGACACCGGAGGCAGACGAGCAGATGACTGGTACCACTGCCAAGCGACGACACCAACAACGGCTGCAACTGCAGCCTGTAACACCGTAGCCGTTAGTCGCGCCATCACCAAAATCGTTTGTGGCCTGACTGTTGTAACCTTTCACTCCCTTCACTTCACTGGAGAATGATCGAATGCTCTCTCAGCACCCGTTGCTTTCAATGGAGGCTTTGATAACAGCGGGTGCACAGCGGGGTACATGTGTGGCTCACATATTAACTTACCTACAAGTACTCAAAGTACCCGAGTCAATTACACAAGTACAAAGTACCGAGAAACTCAGTTCGTCCAGTGACGTCATGGTAAGCTGAGAATAGGAAAGTACATTAGCGTTTCCTCGTTTAGCAAATGGCGAGTTTTCCAGACTGTGTGATCATGGTGATTAACATCAAAACTATTGTTTGAATTAAGGTGAACAGACgcttcgggagcgaaagcgggacacgtgccgaagatggtgtcgtcaccgtcaaaaaacgccgaaaaaagtaggggggggggggggggggcgtatcagcgtacggtattcagattttaaagacaaccggacatttgatggacttccagaaatccagaaagcgggacattgggcgttccacccgatattcaggcgggacacgaggtcaaaagcgggactgtcccgcctaatgcgggacgtctggtcaccttagtttgAATAGTTCAGCAATCAAAGCGACGTTGCCCCATGGAGTTGACTGTGTTGGaagtgtgtgggggtggggtgggaaagCTGGGTTCTTGTGCAATGCTTACTTTGTTACCTTTATAAACATAGCCTGCTTTCTCGGTCACATGCACACGTAAACCGACACTTGCACGTCGTGAGTACGGCTGCACCTGTAAGATCTCGCTAAGCTCGGTCATTCCACTCGCATGACATGGGAATCGCATGACATGGCGGGCAACTTATTAACACGTGACCGTCACTCGTCGATCCCCTGTCTTTGGGGTGGTACCGGTCGTCAGGTGTTCTAGtaccaggcctgacgagagggggggacaggggggtctggtgtacccgggcccgcggctgtcaagggggcccggccttggtcagtggattttttttttcttcttctccttttctttttcttttaaagaaaggtctaaggacagaacacccaagcattacacatcagaagttgagtttgagtgtagatattgagattcgaatagtaaacatacattatatactgggaaaataatttacgattacaagtacaaggggcccggagaggtctgccccggggcccgggctggctctcggcggccctgtctAGTACCGCCAGTATCAGTCTTTCTGACCGGCAGACCTGTAGCTAAACTATTCACGCAGCTCACCAAAGCGAGCTCGTGACAGTCACGTATGCTAGACTTCGTTATTGTCACGTCTTTAGTTTTCACACTGACagaaaatcacattttgttAGTTTTACATCCACGAGCTTGTGTTACTGAACTGCTTacagatgattttttaaaggtaactactaaaacgaggctgatGTATACAACGCTtcctgtttagtcacattcattgtttagactcgccgagactaacagtagagaacttcgcaagaggctaagtttTGGTCTTAACAGACAGAAGGCAGTCCATCTGTATACTCTTAGGTCACATTGTTACTTGCATTTTGAGAGAAGTAGTGAAATTTTGTTAACAAAGACTTTTTTCAATCCTGCTGACCAGACACTAAAATGCACTGTTCGTACTTATAAGCTAGGAGAAGGTTCGCTACATAGTGACAAATAAATGAGACTAAATGGAATCCGATAAGAAATAACGTTTCCTGCCTTATGTAGACTTCTTGAGTACATTTTAAATACTCCTGAGATTTCACACTCAGTGAGCACATTTTACACAGCAGTCACTTGAAACAGCCATGTATAGATATTCAGTGACCCCCACCTGAAGCCCTATGAATAGATGATCAGAGAATCAGAGGAATCGTTTTGCTAGAACCGAACGAAAGaaccgataaaaaaaaattatgaatgaaagaaagaaatttatctgATCAAAGATGCAATGTATGTAAGGCTAATCAatctatttttttcccagtatatctaagttggtttttttaaatctattatGTAAACCTATATTGACATTTTTGCCGTCacttatttgaattttatttcctttacaataaaaattcattaaacACGTATaataatttcttcatttttttaatttacaaatggCATTTATTTACGGTGGTTTGATGAAACTTAACATGAGTTAACGCTATAgagattttattcttcttttcaatGTAGTCTCTTTTCCTCTAAAACAATAGACagttattgaaaacaaaattttcccaagaacaaaaacaaaattataaactttgataagtagaaaataataatatactaCTGAAACCTGGCACTTCAGTGAGTACCGTTCAGACTACATGTGGACACAATAGATCGGTCCAAGCAAAACTGCTAtgatatagatatacacacgACCAAACACTTTAGCTGCTTAGTCATTTTTACTCCTCTTCTTTTTCGTCTTCgttgtctttgttgtctgtGGGTCTGCCTGGTGTTTCTCGAAACATTCGTAGAAAACCTTTTCCAGCTCCCAGTAGTGGTCAGACGCAAGCGAAAGTTTTCCAGACAGGAAGTTGGTCACGTAGGCAATGCCCACTCCGTACTTGGGAACTGCTCCGGCCATTTGGCCTCCGTACCCAGGGTGTCCGAACATCCTATCGCCCTGCAAGGTAGACACATTTGTCGATGAGATTATAACAGACACGACTGGGGGCATCTAAAAGTGTATTTGAGatatattattttctaaattCTTTACCTGCCTGGATTTAGGTAATGTGTTCATAGTGTATACTTCGGAATTTTATAGTTATATTTTAGTTTAGCACAGTAAATAGTATAGCATAGGGCCTCAACAAAACCTTTCCAGCGGACACGGCTAGGGGTAGTCCCCTTCAGTTGGGACCATGTGGTTCCGGtatcctttgccttgctctctactaaTCTTCTTCAAGTCTGATTTGGCCTCGCAACTCTCCTCCTGTCCTCAGGGTTCCATCAAGTATTCGCTTGGCAGTAGTGTAAGCAGGTTTGCGCATGGTATGTTCTATCCGCTCcctcttgatgtcttggctagtgggaattttgttctttttttttgatgataTTGGAGACCTTATCAAGCCATCTAATACTGGGATAGCGGAGGCTAAGATTAgcaaaggtctggagcttgatgatgctgtttgtctctctccaggtttcagaaccatacagatGGACTGATTCTACATTGGTGTTAAAGATACGGGTCTTGCTGGGGAGGAATAGtgctcaggagttccagatgggtATAGGTTGCtaaaaagcatgcctggccttgttgatgcggttTTTTTGGTGTCGTCGTCCGCTCCATAGttcttgttgacaatgctccccagatatgtgaagcagtctgtttccaggacATTCTTTTCTTGAATTGGAAGTTTCTGCTTGATGTTAATTCTTATTACTTCAGTCTTCTCTTCGTTGACGTTTAGGCCAGTCCTCTCCGATAGCTCCTCCGATAGCCTACTCAGTTTCGTTTGTGCATGCTGTTGCCAATGAGATAGGAAACTAATGTCATGTGTAAAGCCCAGGTCCTCCCAGCTGTTCGGAGAAGGATGCTGGTGTTGTCTTGTGTCGTCTtacgcataatccagtctatgatcATCCAGAAGATCGGCGGCGATAATATGCAAATAAACGCCAGTCTACACTACGAAAAGTCTGGTGAGATTTCCATTGTGGATAACTATGTAGGACGAGTCTTTATGTAACCCCTGGATAATATTTATGAGTTTAGGCTGGATACCATAGTAAATCATAGGCCTCCAAATGAAGTCCCTGTCTACTCTGTCGAAAGCcatctcaaaatccacaaaggAAGGATTACCATTCGaaagactgctcaatgatgataggAAGGGTTGCAATGTAATCAGTACTGGACATCCGGCTTAAAACCTTCTTGTTCTCGTCTCAGCTTCTTGTCCAGTGCCTCCTTCAGTCTCTTTTGTCAGGACTTAAATGAGAATGGACAGCAACATGATCCTCTGGCGATTGTTGCACTGGAAAAGGTCGTCTTTCTTTGGTAGCTTGACCAGATggcctaatttccagtctgTTGAGACTAGCTTTTGTTCCCAGGTTTCGttaccactacaaggtaagttgcatcaattagtggtggtggtggtggtattttATAGGGCACGTTAAGGggtctgcatttaaaacatatCTTTCACCCACATCTTTGCCCTCTGATTCAAAGTAAATATGATAGTAGATATGATAGTCAttatagcacacacacacacacacgcatgaaGGGGCATGTAactgtgtgggagagagagagacacacacagagagaaagggatgGAGACTTCAGACTTCTTTATTCTTTGAAGTCTCACACTCATTAAAGAAATCATTTCACCTTACCCGACTGTTGTTCAAAACGTGTAGTCCCACAGAGAAGTCCAATCTGAAAGTGCCTAGAGAAGGTAAAGTTAGGGTGAGCGGGGTCATCAGCCTCTCGACAATTGGCTTGGAAAACAGGGTCTTGCCTGCAATGCTCCCTCCATTTGCCAAGAAGTCGTAAATTTTCGCCAGAGATCTGGCCGGTCCGAATCCATTGGCTGATCCAAGGCCAACCGCGGCGAAGTATGGGTTATTCAAGACCTGAGGAGCACGTGTGAgtgcggaaatgacgtcacaaacaAGCTACTGCACAGTGTATTTATTAAGTCCGTGGGTCAACACTCCCTTCTTAGCACATACTTATTTGTCATCAAGCTACAGTGACTATTTGTTGTTCAGAGTTACTATGTCTTTCTGCACTCAAATTTTCTGAGATTCATTATTCGAGCCACTTCCGTCGCAGAGCGTGAACTCTTTCTCTTTTGGAGGTCCTACCCTCGATGCACCCATTCGTGAC
This sequence is a window from Pomacea canaliculata isolate SZHN2017 linkage group LG5, ASM307304v1, whole genome shotgun sequence. Protein-coding genes within it:
- the LOC112564710 gene encoding beta-lactamase domain-containing protein 2-like, whose product is MARLTATVLQAAVAAVVGVVAWQWYQSSARLPPVSGGFVHPAYQPVADLFRKRVEDGTERGGSFAVYHKGEKLVDLWGGYANPHSSLPWQESTLTAMFSTTKGMAALSVAKLVERGLLDYKAEIQKYWPEFAQNNKSNVTLEMLMSHQAGLLSLGGANTILAEYQDDWGKVEKLMAQATTDFPPGSAVAYHGLTFAMYIDAIVRRVDPQHRSLSQFFDEEISKPLDAEFYIGLPLREFYRATFLTAPPAWRMATWMFDSTHRPVLFELFDPNSTLNKMSVVTDFKVPGQVLNNPYSAAVGLGSTNGFGPARSLAKIYDFVANGGSIAGKTLFSKPIVERLMTPLTLTLPSLGSFRLDFSVGLHVLNNSRGAEMFGHPGYGGQMAGAVPKYGVGIAYVTNFLSGKLSIASDHYWELEKVFYECFEKHQADPQTTKTTKTKKKRSKND